From a single Aspergillus puulaauensis MK2 DNA, chromosome 2, nearly complete sequence genomic region:
- a CDS encoding WD40 repeat domain-containing protein (COG:S;~EggNog:ENOG410PJES;~InterPro:IPR015943,IPR001680,IPR036322,IPR017986, IPR019775;~go_function: GO:0005515 - protein binding [Evidence IEA]) codes for MPGQREPAFQPSSASASHLWSFSSNPSGQHSGDRATPLADSSSCDGLGLPSQPEPLPFEGPSRSHPQDMAAENEGHPAGSDAANLIERHRLEQPTGDGFDTTSSSFQNPYSGEALPAFMSVPHYPDATNNRTSIQVSEIVNAVIEPGDFFRHQTTSSGLEIPETHTSPPMELYMSDSEMTDALSEVGGVPLDDYQMNQMGSTGFVNQFVYDAGSLRDYIGASEGTDEDSETDLDMEPQPPYTSQREPISFATLEDEDDTRKFYLDGGDGSDYDADSHHTSDDDGRSHVSEVDLDDFYRPPDYTYGSQESGVDPPSSYEEHANSFSDLDDVNGDPTADPHFADSVIHGTTHERNFDIAQFISQWLYHSSTASIPMLGFTPPVLPQNPLSSIIRWAPPGKITRPSGHTGDFYDIQQIPWWDKLRVKRADARHLRDEWYTSYHNLQYPRQRSGARLPEEEFYFQGKTMYTGHKATIEHFQLRNLMSVPAYNTVHFAHESKLYSWVPSYNDLQCLIDLSVPAVETGFQGPVKISTAKTAVGVSIAGGFFGEYAIRAMGANDKGIEGYVTTNRNGITNHIDIIPSRTNRAPIGVFASNDQHVRTLDCETNTFLSDHALTHAVNCTSTSPDGRLRVIIGDSPDAWVVEADTGRPVHPLRGHRDFGFACAWSPDMMQIATSNQDKSAIIWDARTWRPLEKIESDVAGYRSLRFSPVGGGPRTLLLCEPADRIVIVNAQTYQTRQVHDFFGEIGGADYSPDGGTIWAANTDEHFGGFMEYDRRQWGQQYGLQQSPNEWVKESDLDEDERCLLSERERRSRYLWNLSDEEHEELLLF; via the exons ATGCCTGGTCAGCGTGAGCCTGCTTTTCAGCCTTCTTCAGCGTCCGCATCCCACCTCTGGTCGTTTTCTTCCAACCCGTCGGGCCAACATTCGGGTGATCGGGCGACACCATTAGCAGATTCGTCATCATGCGACGGTCTGGGATTACCCTCTCAGCCTGAACCCTTGCCCTTCGAGGGTCCTTCTCGGTCCCATCCTCAAGACATGGCAGCGGAGAACGAAGGCCATCCTGCTGGTTCTGATGCCGCTAATCTCATAGAGCGGCATCGTCTGGAGCAGCCCACCGGGGATGGCTTTGATACTACCTCATCATCTTTTCAGAACCCCTACTCTGGCGAGGCGCTCCCCGCCTTTATGTCGGTGCCTCATTATCCAGAcgccaccaacaacaggaCGAGTATCCAAGTATCTGAAATAGTCAATGCGGTTATTGAGCCGGGGGACTTCTTTCGCCACCAGACCACATCGTCTGGCCTGGAAATCCCGGAAACTCATACCTCCCCGCCGATGGAACTGTACATGTCCGATTCGGAGATGACCGATGCGCTATCGGAAGTGGGTGGAGTACCTCTGGACGATTACCAGATGAATCAGATGGGATCGACTGGGTTTGTTAACCAGTTTGTCTATGATGCTGGCTCTCTACGCGACTATATCGGGGCCTCGGAAGGCACCGACGAAGACAGTGAAACGGATTTGGACATGGAACCCCAGCCGCCATATACATCTCAGCGGGAACCGATATCATTTGCTAcactggaggatgaggatgatacTCGAAAGTTCTACTTGgacggcggcgacggcaGTGATTATGATGCCGATTCTCATCATACCTCTGACGATGACGGTCGTTCGCATGTATCGGAGGTCGATCTGGACGATTTCTATCGTCCGCCGGATTATACATACGGCTCCCAAGAATCTGGGGTCGACCCTCCTTCTAGTTATGAGGAACACGCAAATTCCTTCTCtgatcttgatgatgttAACGGTGATCCGACAGCGGATCCCCACTTCGCGGACTCTGTCATACATGGAACTA CACATGAGAGAAACTTTGATATAGCTCAGTTTATATCACAATGGCTTTACCACTCATCTACCGCTTCCATACCAATGCTGGGGTTTACACCGCCAGTCCTGCCTCAGAATCCTTTATCCAGCATCATCCGGTGGGCGCCACCGGGGAAAATCACTCGACCCAGCGGCCATACTGGGGACTTTTATGATATTCAACAGATCCCCTGGTGGGACAAGTTACGAGTCAAGCGCGCCGATGCTCGTCATTTGCGCGACGAGTGGTATACATCGTACCATAATCTCCAGTACCCTCGGCAGCGATCAGGAGCCCGACTCCCAGAGGAGGAGTTTTACTTTCAAGGAAAAACCATGTACACGGGACATAAGGCAACAATCGAGCACTTCCAGCTGCGCAACCTGATGTCCGTTCCCGCGTACAACACTGTTCATTTCGCCCATGAATCGAAGTTGTATTCGTGGGTTCCGTCATATAATGATTTACAATGTTTGATTGATTTGTCAGTGCCTGCGGTCGAGACTGGGTTTCAAGGTCCGGTGAAGATATCCACAGCGAAAACAGCTGTAGGCGTTTCCATCGCCGGAGGCTTTTTCGGAGAGTATGCTATACGGGCGATGGGTGCCAACGACAAGGGGATAGAGGGCTATGTTACGACAAACCGGAACGGAATCACAAACCACATTGATATAATCCCAAGTCGCACGAACCGCGCGCCAATCGGGGTTTTTGCTTCAAACGACCAGCACGTACGGACGTTAGACTGCGAAACAAACACCTTTCTTAGCGACCATGCGCTGACGCACGCGGTCAATTGTACTTCTACCTCACCGGATGGCCGTCTACGTGTCATTATCGGTGACTCCCCAGATGCCTGGGTCGTCGAAGCGGATACCGGCCGGCCGGTTCATCCTCTCCGCGGCCACCGCGATTTCGGCTTCGCTTGCGCCTGGTCCCCGGACATGATGCAGATCGCTACAAGCAACCAAGACAAGTCCGCAATTATTTGGGACGCCCGTACGTGGCGCCCACTAGAGAAAATCGAGTCCGACGTAGCAGGCTACCGGTCTCTGCGATTCTCCCCGGTCGGAGGGGGTCCGCGCACCCTGTTGCTGTGCGAACCAGCAGATCGGATTGTTATTGTGAACGCGCAGACATACCAAACCCGGCAGGTGCACGACTTCTTTGGCGAGATTGGAGGGGCAGACTATTCGCCCGATGGAGGCACAATCTGGGCAGCCAACACGGACGAGCACTTTGGCGGGTTCATGGAATACGATCGACGGCAGTGGGGCCAGCAGTATGGCCTGCAACAATCGCCCAATGAGTGGGTTAAGGAGTCAGATCtcgatgaagatgagcgcTGTCTATTGAGCGAACGAGAGCGGCGGTCGAGGTACTTGTGGAATCTAAGCGACGAGGAGCATGAGGAGCTTCTCCTGTTTTAA
- a CDS encoding uncharacterized protein (COG:S;~EggNog:ENOG410PRYB), which produces MSFQNIIAGAVKDHFNQGSGHGDNQGHSQGGDQFDLNGAASHASTHSSEDSSLFSQALKFVQERNSGGDHDVDEEHAVNSHQRYEQGGNMDSRDLGAGAAMQALKLFNSGSSGATGGGQDKNAFVGLAMAQASKMWDEKNGKGEAGGDKQSAVNQAAETAFKMYMKSQGSGSSGTGGPSGLMGLASKFLK; this is translated from the exons ATGTCCTTCCAAAACATCATCGCCGGCGCCGTCAAGGACCACTTCAACCAGGGCTCCGGCCACGGCGACAACCAGGGCCACAGCCAGGGCGGCGACCAGTTCGACCTCAACGGCGCGGCCTCGCACGCCTCTACCCACTCCTCCGAAGAcagctccctcttctcgCAAGCCCTCAAGTTCGTGCAGGAGCGCAACTCCGGCGGCGACCACgacgtggacgaggagcACGCCGTGAACTCGCACCAGCGCTACGAGCAGGGCGGCAACATGGACTCGCGTGACTTGGGTGCTGGTGCCGCTATGCAGGCACTGAAACTGTTCAACTCGGGCAGCAGCGGGGCTACGGGTGGTGGACAGGACAAGAACGCTTTCGTTGGTTTGGCGATGGCGCAGGCGAGCAAGATGTGGGATgagaagaatgggaagggagAGGCT GGCGGCGACAAGCAATCTGCTGTTAACCAGGCCGCTGAGACGGCCTTCAAGATGTACATGAAGAGCCAGGGAAGTGGAAGCTCTGGCACTGGCGGCCCCTCGGGATTGATGGGTCTTGCTAGCAAGTTCTTGAAGTAA
- a CDS encoding putative PTH11-like integral membrane protein (COG:S;~EggNog:ENOG410PNYD;~TransMembrane:7 (o12-29i41-64o84-108i120-148o168-191i203-226o238-261i)): MADQSTALCGVPAAFVALSSISVALRCYVRLRIVKAFGWDDFVMILALLLYIMLCGCMIGAYVWGTGKNLSELTRKQRSNAMAYWFFGDIFYAISSILAKTSVCISLLRVMVSPLHRRVLYGATALAVTSGVVFFILMVVQCSPVSFWWTQIEGDTDGKCSAVNTIGIMLYVFSVTSAVFDMTVGVLPIILVRGLQMNRKTKIAAASLLGLACIASVAIIIRIPFITKMHNRGFLYSAIPIAIWSSIEIGFSITAGSLATLRPLFRTFTSRSSTKYSPFANGPLNPSISRRPRKSRSNGINLIAEPLTLVTFDSGLGLRRNRSLSALSRHSNSIDRERLGGPSGSIFAPFTGIPMTNMRSTVDIEGGEASGIEDPERDATPGSRIGIHRTFEVSRSSA, translated from the exons atggccgacCAGAGTACTGCTCTCTGCGGCGTGCCAGCAGCTTTTGTGGCATTATCCAGCATTTCAGTCGCCCTTCGGTGTTATGTGCGGCTGCGTATTGTCAAGGCCTTTGGCTGGGATGATTTTGTCATGATACTTGCACTG TTATTATACATCATGCTCTGTGGGTGTATGATCGGCGCCTATGTCTGGGGCACAGGGAAGAATCTGTCAGAGTTGACTCGCAAACAGCGAAGCAACGCCATGGCA TACTGGTTCTTCGGTGATATATTTTAcgccatctcatcaatcCTGGCCAAAACATCCGTGTGCATATCTCTTCTCCGTGTGATGGTGTCCCCATTGCATAGGAGGGTGTTGTACGGAGCAACGGCACTCGCAGTCACCAGCGGTGTCGTTTTTTTCATCCTTATGGTGGTACAATGCTCGCCCGTCTCTTTCTGGTGGACACAGATCGAGGGTGATACGGATGGGAAGTGTAGCGCGGTCAACACTATTGGGATTATGCTGTATGTCTTCAGCGTGACATCCGCCGTATTCGATATGACTGTAGGCGTACTGCCTATTATCCTTGTGCGTGGCCTGCAGATGAATCGAAAGACGAAGATTGCTGCGGCGAGCCTTCTGGGACTTGCGTGCAT TGCGAgtgtcgccatcatcatccgaaTCCCCTTTATCACGAAAATGCACAATCGGGGCTTCCTAT ACTCAGCCATCCCA ATAGCAATCTGGTCCTCCATCGAAATCGGTTTCTCAATAACAGCCGGCTCCCTCGCAACCCTCCGGCCCCTCTTCCGCACCTTCACCAGCCGTTCCTCCACCAAATACAGCCCCTTCGCCAACGGTCCCTTGAACCCCAGTATCTCCAGAAGGCCCCGCAAGTCCAGGTCCAATGGTATCAATCTCATAGCAGAGCCGCTCACCCTTGTCACTTTTGACAGCGGCCTCGGGCTCAGACGAAACAGGAGTCTCTCAGCACTATCCCGCCATAGCAATAGCATTGATAGAGAGCGTCTTGGGGGCCCAAGTGGGAGCATCTTCGCGCCGTTTACTGGTATACCGATGACCAACATGCGCTCGACAGTTGATATTGAGGGGGGCGAAGCTAGCGGGATCGAGGATCCTGAGCGGGATGCGACGCCTGGTTCGCGGATTGGTATTCATAGGACATTTGAGGTTTCAAGAAGTAGTGCATGA